In the Alistipes provencensis genome, CGGCGGCGACAAGTTCAAGTGGAACGCCACCTATGCGCGCCTCTATGACAAGGCGATCATGATCGGTTCGAATTACAGCCGCGACAACCTCGGCCTGAAGACGCAGTTCAAGCCCAACAAGCGCATCACGCTCGACTTCAACATCCGTTATTCGCGCATGAAGGTGCGCGGCGCGGGCGCCAACTCGCTCAACGACTCGGGTGCCCAGACCACGGGTCGTCTGAAGAACGCCATGCTCTACACGCCCATTCCGCTGAAGGCCCAGATCGAGGGCGGCGACGACTTGGAGGAGAACTCCTCGGACGCCGTGATGCCGACGGTCGCCGTTTCGGATTCGGACCGCAAGCGCGAGCGCACCAACTGGACCGCCAACGGCGGCTTCACATGGGAGATCGTCGACAACCTCAACCTGAAGGTCGAGGCCGGCATGGAGGAGTACCGGCAGGAGACCAACTCCTTCTACGGCGTCACGACCTACTATTCGAAGGTCGGCGGTTCGGGTTCGACCGTTCCGGGAACCCCCTCGACCAACTACAACGATGTGACGCGCCGCCGCGTGCGCAACACCAATACGCTGAGCTACGATTTCAAGAAACTGATTTCGAACGACAACCACCACCTCAACGTGCTGCTGGGACAGGAGTACATCATCACCGAGCAGCGGACGTTCAACACATGGGTCGACGGTCTGCCCGATTTCTATACCGCCGAGCAGGCGTGGGCTTTCATGGGCGCGGGCTCCAACGCCAGCTCCTCGAACATGAACTATGCGGCCGACGACATCCTGCTCTCCTATTTCGGACGTGTCAACTACGATTTCAAGGGCAAGTACATGGTTTCGGCCACGATGCGCGGCGACGGTTCGTCGAAGTTCTCCAAAGGTCAGAAATGGGGTTACTTCCCCTCGGCGGCCGCTTCGTGGCGTATCTCCGACGAGTGGGGGCTGAAAGACCTCCGGTGGCTGGACAACCTCAAGCTGCGTTACAGCTTCGGTACGGCGGGCAACAACAACATCCCGACCGGCATGGGCGGCCTGACACAGCTCTACGAGGTCGGCACGGGCGCCAGCTTCATCTACGGCGATCCGATCTACTGGACGCCCAACGGCAACGGCGTTCAGGAAAGCTACATGGCCAATGCCAACCTGACGTGGGAGACCACCTATTCGCATAACTTGGGCCTCGATTTCGGATTCTGGCGCAACCGCCTCTCGGGGTCGGTCGAGGTTTATCAGAACACTACCGAGGATATTCTGATGCGCTATCCGGTTTCGGGTTCGGGCTATGGCTTCCAGTACCGCAACGCCGGTACGATCCGCAACCGCGGTCTGGAGGTCTCGGTTTCGGCCGTGATTCTCGAGAAAGCCAAGTACGGGCTGAACTTCAACGCCAACATCGCCTTCAACCGCAGCCGTATCATGGATCTGGCCGGGTTGGAAACCTATTCGCAGAAGTCGGGTTGGAACAACAATGTAGTCGACTACTATGCCGTACTGGGCGGCGCTATCGGCGATGTCCGCGGTTACACGACGCTGGGACGTTACGAGGTCGAGGATTTCGATCTGGACTACTATGCCGAGACGGGCAAATGGAAGACGCTCGACGGTTCGAACTGCGCCGGCGTGGTCGGCGACATGCGTCCGGGTTCGCTCAAGCTGCTCTGTGACGCCGACGGCACTCCTGTTCAGGGCAAGATCGGCAACGTGCAGCCCCGGTTTACGGGCGGTTTCTCGCTCTCGGGTTATGCCTACGGGTTCGACATCGCCGCCAACTTCACCTATTCCTACGGTAACAAGGTCTTCAACGCCAACAACG is a window encoding:
- a CDS encoding SusC/RagA family TonB-linked outer membrane protein, translated to MKSFTLKFALLFLLGVSLASAAVAQKIGGVVRDSAGKPVVGASVIVDGSTLGASSGVDGQWSLNVPDASKKTLVISYIGMKTQRIAIGSRTQIDVKLEDESTAMDDVVVVGYATVKRRDVVGSVASVNAETLQQMPVASVAEAMTGRMAGVQITATEGDPDAEIRIRVRGAGTFSSDGAPLYIVDGFPVESISDISSSEIQSIDILKDAFSTAIYGSRGANGVVLITTKSGEKGKINVNYNVYWGFKDIARKNQVQALNPSEFAKWQYELAAVQNKVSDNYEPYFGAFSDIDLYDNVKGNDWMDQLFGRTGEQFNHNLTVSGGGDKFKWNATYARLYDKAIMIGSNYSRDNLGLKTQFKPNKRITLDFNIRYSRMKVRGAGANSLNDSGAQTTGRLKNAMLYTPIPLKAQIEGGDDLEENSSDAVMPTVAVSDSDRKRERTNWTANGGFTWEIVDNLNLKVEAGMEEYRQETNSFYGVTTYYSKVGGSGSTVPGTPSTNYNDVTRRRVRNTNTLSYDFKKLISNDNHHLNVLLGQEYIITEQRTFNTWVDGLPDFYTAEQAWAFMGAGSNASSSNMNYAADDILLSYFGRVNYDFKGKYMVSATMRGDGSSKFSKGQKWGYFPSAAASWRISDEWGLKDLRWLDNLKLRYSFGTAGNNNIPTGMGGLTQLYEVGTGASFIYGDPIYWTPNGNGVQESYMANANLTWETTYSHNLGLDFGFWRNRLSGSVEVYQNTTEDILMRYPVSGSGYGFQYRNAGTIRNRGLEVSVSAVILEKAKYGLNFNANIAFNRSRIMDLAGLETYSQKSGWNNNVVDYYAVLGGAIGDVRGYTTLGRYEVEDFDLDYYAETGKWKTLDGSNCAGVVGDMRPGSLKLLCDADGTPVQGKIGNVQPRFTGGFSLSGYAYGFDIAANFTYSYGNKVFNANNVEFTSSQKYTGKGVIRNLSDVMALGRRWTNVDWTTGDVITDPEALAAANRTTTMWSPYMPQTVVHSWLLEDASFLRLSSLTIGYTLPASWTRKIRISKVRFYATGTNLFCWTPYSGFDPEVDTRRATPMTPNVDYSAYPKSRSWVFGANISF